Below is a genomic region from Ancylomarina subtilis.
GAATTCAGAGTAGGCAATTTGCCACAACAAAAAATTACTAATTCGATACTCACCACTGGTACGAATTACCAATTCAGGATCAGGGATTCCTTTTGTTGTCAGATAATTTTCAAATAAAGATGCGTCGATCTCTTCAATTGAAAGTTCACCATTTTTCGTCTTAAGAGCTATTTGCTTTACTGCATCAACAATTTCCCATCGTGCACTATAGCTTAATGCCAAAACCAAAGTTAAGCCTGTATTAACTCCAGTCTTCTCAATTGTTCCTTCTAACTTTGACCTGACATCATCAGGTAAAGTTCCGAGATCGCCAATTGCTTTTAATCTTACATTGTTTTTCATGAGAGTTGGGGTCTCATGCTCAATGGCATCAACAAGCAACGACATTAAACTTAAAACCTCATCTTGGGGTCGATTCCAATTCTCGGTAGAAAAAGCATAAAGTGTGAGATAAGATATACCAAGTTCAGCGGCCCCCTCTACTGTTTGTCGAACAGCT
It encodes:
- a CDS encoding isoprenyl transferase — its product is MLITDKIIKDRLPKHIAIIMDGNGRWAKARGEHRIVGHQNGVEAVRQTVEGAAELGISYLTLYAFSTENWNRPQDEVLSLMSLLVDAIEHETPTLMKNNVRLKAIGDLGTLPDDVRSKLEGTIEKTGVNTGLTLVLALSYSARWEIVDAVKQIALKTKNGELSIEEIDASLFENYLTTKGIPDPELVIRTSGEYRISNFLLWQIAYSEFYFAELFWPDFNKEELCKAILDYQNRERRFGKISEQVNNK